The Solanum lycopersicum chromosome 6, SLM_r2.1 genome has a window encoding:
- the ADH10A9 gene encoding putative betaine aldehyde dehyrogenase, translating into MANRNVPIPRRQLYIGGEWREPVKKNRIPIINPATEEIIGDIPAATAEDVDIAVEAARKAIARDDWGSTTGAQRAKYLRAIAAKVLEKKSVLATLESLDSGKTLYESAADMDDVAGCFEYYAGLAEALDSRRMTPVNLNSDSYKSYVLREPLGVVGLITPWNYPLLMAIWKVAPALAAGCAAILKPSELASITCLELGEICREIGLPSGALNILTGLGPEAGGPLASHPHVDKISFTGSGPTGSKIMTAAAQLVKPVSLELGGKSPIVVFDDIDNLDIAAEWTLFGIFANTGQVCSATSRLIVQENIASAFMDRLLKWTKNIKISDPLEEDCKLGPVVSAGQYEKVLKFISNAKSEGATILCGGERPQHLKKGYYVQPTIITDVNTSMEIWKEEVFGPVLCVKTFKTEEQAIELANDTKYGLGAAVMSKDVKRCERFTKAFQTGIIWINCSQPTFNELPWGGKKRSGFGRDLGKWGLENFLNIKQVTEYTSAEPLAFYKSPSKN; encoded by the exons ATGGCAAATCGTAATGTACCAATCCCTCGTCGACAGCTGTACATCGGCGGAGAATGGAGAGAACCGGTCAAGAAGAACCGGATTCCGATAATCAATCCGGCTACTGAAGAAATCATCG GGGATATTCCGGCGGCTACCGCGGAAGATGTGGATATAGCTGTGGAAGCAGCACGGAAAGCGATTGCGAGGGATGACTGGGGTTCTACAACAGGGGCACAACGCGCAAAATACCTCCGTGCTATTGCTGCTAAG GTACTGGAGAAGAAATCCGTACTTGCAACACTTGAATCCCTTGATAGTGGAAAAACATTGTATGAGTCTGCTGCAGATATG GATGACGTTGCAGGATGTTTTGAGTACTATGCAGGCCTTGCTGAAGCTTTGGATTCGAGAAGGATGACTCCGGTTAATCTTAATTCAGATTCATATAAAAGTTATGTTCTTAGAGAACCTCTTGGTGTTGTGGGATTGATAACTCCATG gAATTATCCATTGTTAATGGCCATATGGAAAGTTGCCCCTGCTCTGGCTGCTGGTTGTGCAGCAATACTTAAGCCATCTGAACTAGCATCAAT TACCTGTTTGGAGTTGGGTGAGATCTGTAGAGAGATTGGTCTTCCTTCTGGTGCCCTTAACATTTTAACAGGATTGGGGCCTGAAGCTGGTGGTCCTTTGGCATCTCATCCTCATGTGGACAAG ATTTCATTTACAGGAAGTGGACCTACAGGATCTAAGATCATGACTGCTGCAGCTCAACTTGTTAAA CCAGTTAGTCTTGAGCTTGGTGGAAAAAGTCCAATCGTGGTGTTTGACGATATCGATAACCTTGATATAG CTGCTGAGTGGACTCTTTTTGGCATCTTTGCAAATACTGGTCAAGTTTGTAGTGCAACATCACGGCTTATAGTACAG GAAAACATTGCTTCTGCATTTATGGACAGACTGCTTAAGTGgaccaaaaacatcaaaatctcCGATCCTTTGGAAGAAGACTGCAAGCTTGGTCCTGTCGTCAGTGCTGGACAA TATGAGAAGGTATTGAAGTTCATCTCAAATGCCAAAAGTGAAGGTGCAACCATTCTGTGTGGTGGCGAACGGCCTCAG CACTTGAAGAAAGGATATTATGTTCAGCCAACAATTATTACTGATGTTAATACCTCAATGGAAATCTGGAAAGAGGAAGTATTCGGACCCGTTCTTTGTGTCAAAACATTCAAAACTGAAGAGCAAGCCATTGAACTAGCAAACGACACCAA GTATGGCTTGGGTGCTGCTGTTATGTCAAAAGACGTTAAAAGGTGTGAGAGGTTTACAAAG GCATTTCAGACAGGTATCATCTGGATTAACTGTTCACAGCCAACCTTTAATGAGCTACCATGGGGTGGTAAAAAGCGTAGTGGTTTTGGACGTGATCTAGGGAAATG GGGTCTTGAAAATTTCTTGAACATTAAGCAGGTGACAGAGTATACTTCTGCTGAACCATTGGCTTTTTATAAGTCACCTTCAAAGAATTAG
- the LOC109120489 gene encoding agamous-like MADS-box protein AGL103, with the protein MAEEDEIKRRTNNPKSYQVRKECIKRKSMELATLCDIKVCTVITGPNGELQTWPDDFDACKQVLDLYSQNLKPEKKYKESSTPEPEPEPEPERGEEQGEKDLLTLVESTLAAVNRRICILENKGKRKRIE; encoded by the coding sequence ATGGCAGAGGAAGATGAAATCAAGAGGAGAACGAACAATCCCAAGTCTTATCAAGTGAGGAAAGAATGCATAAAAAGGAAATCGATGGAGCTTGCGACTCTCTGCGATATCAAGGTTTGTACGGTTATTACTGGTCCTAATGGGGAACTGCAAACTTGGCCTGACGATTTCGATGCCTGTAAGCAAGTTCTCGATCTCTACTCTCAAAATTTGAAACCCGAAAAGAAGTACAAGGAATCATCGACACCAGAGCCAGAGCCAGAGCCAGAACCAGAACGAGGCGAAGAACAAGGAGAGAAAGATCTCCTGACGCTAGTTGAATCAACGCTTGCTGCTGTCAATAGGAGAATTTGTATATTGGAGAATAAGGGGAAAAGAAAGAGAATCGAGTGA
- the LOC101266644 gene encoding LIM domain-containing protein WLIM1: MASFGGTTQKCKACEKTVYLVDQLTADNKVYHKACFRCHHCKGTLKLSNYNSFEGVLYCRPHFDQLFKMTGSLDKSFEGAPKTVRERSADQGSNSKVSSLFGGTQDKCVACKKTVYPLEKVAVDGTSYHRPCFKCSHGGCVISPSNYVAHEHRLYCRHHHTQLFKERGNFSQMEDHEKN; encoded by the exons ATGGCAAGTTTTGGAGGGACAACTCAGAAGTGTAAGGCTTGTGAAAAAACTGTTTACTTGGTGGATCAGCTTACTGCTGACAATAAGGTTTATCATAAAGCTTGTTTCAGATGCCACCATTGTAAGGGTACACTCAAG cTGAGTAATTATAACTCCTTCGAAGGAGTTTTGTACTGCCGACCTCACTTTGATCAGCTATTCAAAATGACAGGAAGTCTGGATAAGAGTTTCGAAG GGGCTCCGAAAACTGTCAGGGAACGTTCCGCGGATCAG GGATCAAACAGTAAGGTTTCAAGTTTGTTTGGCGGAACTCAAGATAAATGTGTTGCTTGCAAGAAAACTGTCTATCCACTAGAAAAG GTAGCAGTGGATGGCACTTCGTACCACAGGCCTTGTTTCAAATGCAGCCATGGAGGCTGTGTGATCAGTCCATCAAACTATGTAGCTCATGAGCATAGATTGTACTGTAGGCACCATCACACTCAACTTTTCAAGGAGAGAGGCAACTTCAGCCAAATGGAAGACCATGAGAAAAACTAA
- the LOC101245768 gene encoding uncharacterized protein, protein MGNCQAIDNAALLLQHPNGKVEKLYSSVTAHQIMKINSGHYVSLLLTTTTTATNNKTPVRVRRIKLLKPNDSLVLGQIYRLVTAQEVMKGLCAKKYAKLKQLEYSCEKLTQKSNWNPGSVLENSKQVKQEKHRNSTGARCRAWHPSLQSISEAAC, encoded by the exons ATGGGGAATTGCCAAGCAATTGATAATGCAGCTTTGCTATTGCAGCATCCAAATGGCAAAGTTGAAAAGCTCTATTCATCAGTCACTGCTCACCAAATCATGAAAATCAATTCCGGTCATTATGTTTCTCTTCTtctcaccaccaccaccaccgccACCAACAATAAAACGCCGGTACGAGTTAGGCGAATAAAGCTTCTCAAACCTAATGATTCACTTGTTCTTGGTCAGATTTACAGACTAGTTACTGCTCAAG AGGTAATGAAAGGATTGTGTGCGAAGAAGTATGCGAAGCTGAAGCAGTTAGAATATTCATGTGAAAAATTGACACAAAAATCAAATTGGAATCCTGGATCTGTTCTGGAGAATTCTAAACAG gTTAAACAGGAAAAACATAGAAACTCAACAGGTGCAAGATGCAGAGCATGGCATCCTTCATTACAGAGCATATCAGAAGCTGCTTGCTGA
- the LOC101252294 gene encoding nucleobase-ascorbate transporter 6, with translation MAGGGGGGAAPAAKASEPVPHPPKDQLPNVSYCITSPPPWPEAILLGFQHYLVMLGTIVIIPTALVPQMGGGNEEKAQVIQTSLFVAGLNTLLQSIFGTRLPAVIGGSYTFVAPTISIILSGQWNDEDPVSKFKKIMRATQGALIVASTLQIVLGFSGLWRNVTRFLSPLSAVPLVSLVGFGLYEFGFPGVAKCVEIGLPELVLLVIFSQYLAHLIRPGKNIFDRFAVLFTVIIVWIYAHLLTVGGAYNGKPPKTQASCRTDRAGLISGAQWISIPYPFQWGPPSFNAGEAFAMMMASFVALVESTGAFIAVARYASATPLPPSILSRGVGWQGVGILLSGLFGTGNGSSVSVENAGLLALTRVGSRRVVQISAAFMIFFSILGKFGAVFASIPAPIVGALYCLFFAYVGAGGLGFLQFCNLNSFRTKFILGFSVFLGLSIPQYFNEYTAVAGYGPVHTHARWFNDMANVPFQSKAFVAGIVAFFLDNTMHKKDGQTRKDRGKHWWDKFKSFKTDTRSEEFYSLPFNLNKYFPSV, from the exons atggcAGGAGGTGGAGGAGGAGGAGCAGCTCCAGCAGCAAAGGCAAGTGAACCAGTGCCACATCCACCAAAAGATCAGCTTCCTAATGTTTCTTACTGCATTACTAGTCCTCCCCCATGGC CTGAAGCTATTCTTCTTGGATTTCAGCATTATCTTGTTATGCTTGGTACCATTGTTATCATTCCTACAGCTCTAGTTCCCCAAATGGGAGGTGGAAAT GAGGAAAAAGCCCAAGTTATTCAGACATCGCTATTCGTCGCTGGGCTGAACACCTTGTTGCAGTCTATCTTTGGGACTAGATTGCCTGCTGTGATTGGAGGGTCTTATACCTTTGTTGCACCTACAATCTCGATTATCCTTTCTGGACAATGGAATGATGAAGATCCTGTGTCG AAATTCAAGAAGATAATGCGGGCCACCCAAGGTGCCCTTATTGTTGCTTCAACCCTTCAGATTGTCCTAGGCTTCAGTGGTCTCTGGCGCAATGTTACAAG GTTTCTGAGTCCACTTTCAGCTGTTCCTTTGGTTTCTCTTGTTGGCTTTGGTCTTTATGAGTTTGGTTTTCCTGGG GTTGCCAAATGTGTTGAAATTGGGTTGCCAGAGCTAGTCCTTTTAGTCATTTTCTCTCAG TATCTGGCACACCTGATACGTCCAGGGAAGAATATATTTGATCGTTTTGCTGTTCTTTTCACGGTGATCATTGTATGGATTTATGCACACCTACTCACTGTGGGCGGGGCTTACAATGGAAAGCCACCGAAGACACAAGCAAGCTGCAGAACTGACCGTGCTGGACTCATTAGTGGTGCTCAATG GATTAGTATTCCTTACCCTTTCCAATGGGGACCTCCTTCATTCAATGCTGGTGAAGCATTTGCTATGATGATGGCTAGTTTTGTTGCTCTAGTAGAG TCCACTGGTGCTTTTATTGCAGTTGCAAGATATGCAAGTGCCACTCCCTTACCACCATCCATACTTAGTCGTGGTGTTGGTTGGCAG GGAGTTGGCATTCTACTATCAGGATTATTTGGCACTGGGAATGGATCTTCTGTATCCGT GGAGAATGCTGGTCTATTAGCATTGACACGTGTTGGCAGTAGAAGAGTTGTTCAGATATCTGCTGCGttcatgattttcttttcaattctcG GGAAATTTGGAGCTGTCTTTGCTTCAATTCCTGCACCTATTGTTGGTGCTTTATATTGCCTTTTCTTCGCTTATGTAG GCGCTGGAGGCTTAGGTTTTCTTCAGTTCTGCAATCTTAATAGTTTCCGCACCAAGTTTATATTAGGTTTCTCCGTCTTTCTTGGCTTGTCCATTCCACAGTACTTCAATGAGTATACTGCTGTTGCTGGTTATGGACCTGTTCACACACATGCAAGATGG TTCAACGACATGGCCAACGTTCCCTTTCAATCAAAAGCTTTTGTGGCGGGTATCGTTGCCTTTTTCCTGGACAACACAATGCACAAAAAGGATGGCCAGACAAGAAAGGACAGAGGCAAGCACTGGTGGGACAAATTCAAGTCCTTCAAGACTGACACGAGAAGTGAGGAATTCTACTCCCTCCCTTTCAATCTGAACAAGTATTTCCCATCTGTGTGA